A region from the Desulfobotulus pelophilus genome encodes:
- a CDS encoding NAD-dependent epimerase/dehydratase family protein, which produces MEKNKALVTGGNGFLGSAITRKLLDTGWNVRILARGQTGIPGKKENLSWIQADIRDKEQVMQAVKGVETVFHTAALAGVWGPEENYRSINVEGTENVLTACRSEGCRLIHSSSPSVIFDGSDMEGVGAGHPYPETYGAAYPKTKAEAEKNVSKAAGEGLSCIILRPHLIWGPGDNHLVPRILARSKKLARIGSRNPLIDTVYIDNAAHAHILADTALAARPELSGKIYFVSDKDPVPLWDMVDAILAAGGKPPVSRQVPLKLARGLAIFLEKFYTFFHLPGEPMLTDFTVKELSTAHWFDIEDLCRDTGYAPLVSRKEGLNQLEHYLKGNSL; this is translated from the coding sequence GTGGAAAAGAACAAAGCACTGGTAACGGGCGGCAACGGCTTTCTTGGTTCAGCCATCACCCGAAAACTCCTTGATACCGGATGGAACGTCCGGATTCTGGCCAGAGGACAGACAGGTATACCGGGAAAAAAGGAAAACCTTTCCTGGATTCAGGCAGATATCCGGGACAAAGAGCAGGTCATGCAGGCGGTCAAAGGCGTTGAAACCGTCTTTCATACGGCAGCTCTGGCCGGTGTCTGGGGGCCGGAAGAAAATTACCGCAGCATCAATGTGGAAGGAACGGAAAATGTCCTTACCGCATGCAGATCCGAAGGCTGTCGCCTCATCCACAGCAGCTCGCCTTCGGTAATCTTTGACGGTAGTGACATGGAAGGAGTGGGTGCAGGACATCCCTACCCGGAGACCTACGGTGCCGCCTATCCGAAAACCAAGGCGGAAGCGGAAAAAAATGTAAGCAAAGCCGCAGGAGAGGGGCTTTCCTGCATCATACTGAGACCCCACCTGATCTGGGGACCGGGTGACAACCACCTTGTACCGAGAATCCTTGCCCGCTCAAAAAAACTGGCCCGCATCGGCAGCAGAAATCCCCTCATTGATACCGTCTATATTGATAACGCAGCCCACGCCCACATCCTTGCGGATACGGCCCTTGCCGCCAGGCCTGAACTTTCCGGTAAAATTTATTTTGTTTCCGATAAAGATCCCGTTCCCCTCTGGGACATGGTGGATGCCATCCTTGCCGCCGGAGGAAAACCTCCCGTATCAAGGCAGGTACCCCTGAAACTTGCCAGGGGATTGGCAATTTTCCTTGAAAAATTCTATACTTTCTTCCATCTTCCCGGCGAACCCATGCTAACGGACTTCACCGTTAAAGAACTCAGCACAGCCCACTGGTTTGACATTGAAGATCTCTGCCGGGACACGGGTTATGCACCTCTGGTTTCCAGAAAAGAAGGCCTTAACCAGCTTGAGCACTATCTGAAAGGAAATTCATTATGA
- a CDS encoding UUP1 family membrane protein: MHRVSLYWIVGLLILTGLSLAWLRHNQMQIPFKPGSDTGVWLIEARVSFTASQRPVLASLSIPKMPPGFRIFNEQAASPGYGFSIVGQEENRRAEWSRRTAEGSQTLYYKIQLTRHPEKTGKLHDPPASPDTVYWQPPEATAALAIIETAGATSSTPESLTREIIKILTTSEKEQNAALLLTEYRQEILLTRLLAEAGIPSRVVQGIFLEDGRRNQSLVPMVEVFTGNQWILFNPVTGQQGVPENFLVWHRGGPSLLDLSGGSSARVSFSMIFQSIPALEMARIQSSSNGFSFLSMHHLPLDQQGIFKLLLLIPMGALVVTFMRIIIGVRTSGTFMPVLIGMAFLQTSLVPGLIYFLAIVGTGLLLRSYLSYLNLLLVARIATIVIIVITLITLASLMAIRLGFHTGMPVTAFPLIIIAWTIERMSILWEEEGMREVMVQGTGSLVVALCAYAFMRQPIIAHLSFNFPELNLIIAALILLLGQYTGYRLFELHRFAAMKDRTP; encoded by the coding sequence ATGCACCGAGTCAGCCTTTACTGGATTGTCGGCCTTCTTATCCTGACAGGCCTCAGCCTTGCATGGCTCCGCCACAACCAGATGCAGATTCCCTTTAAACCCGGCAGCGATACCGGTGTCTGGCTCATTGAGGCCCGCGTGAGCTTTACGGCCTCCCAGCGCCCCGTACTGGCCAGCCTGAGCATTCCCAAAATGCCACCCGGATTCCGGATTTTCAACGAACAGGCCGCATCTCCGGGGTATGGTTTCTCCATTGTGGGCCAGGAAGAAAACCGAAGGGCAGAATGGTCCCGCCGTACGGCTGAGGGCAGCCAGACGCTGTACTATAAAATCCAGCTCACCCGCCATCCGGAAAAAACGGGAAAACTCCATGATCCTCCAGCGTCCCCCGATACCGTTTACTGGCAGCCTCCCGAAGCAACGGCCGCCCTCGCTATCATTGAAACAGCCGGTGCCACATCCAGCACACCGGAAAGCCTTACCCGGGAGATCATAAAAATTCTTACCACCAGTGAAAAGGAACAGAACGCAGCCCTCCTGCTCACAGAATACAGGCAGGAAATCCTTCTGACCCGCCTTCTGGCAGAAGCAGGAATCCCCAGCCGTGTGGTGCAGGGTATTTTTCTGGAAGACGGCAGAAGAAATCAGAGCCTTGTTCCCATGGTTGAAGTCTTTACCGGAAATCAGTGGATTCTGTTCAATCCTGTAACGGGCCAGCAGGGCGTACCGGAAAATTTTCTTGTATGGCACAGGGGCGGCCCGTCACTGCTGGATCTTTCCGGCGGCAGTTCAGCAAGGGTCAGTTTCTCCATGATTTTTCAAAGTATTCCGGCCCTTGAAATGGCCAGAATCCAATCCAGCAGTAATGGTTTTTCCTTTTTAAGCATGCACCACCTGCCCCTGGATCAACAGGGTATTTTCAAGCTGCTGCTCCTGATTCCCATGGGTGCTCTGGTGGTCACTTTCATGCGTATTATTATTGGCGTACGCACATCCGGCACCTTCATGCCCGTACTCATCGGCATGGCCTTTCTCCAGACATCGCTGGTACCGGGGCTCATCTATTTTCTGGCCATTGTGGGAACCGGCCTGCTTCTCAGAAGCTATCTTTCTTATCTGAACCTTCTTCTGGTAGCCCGCATTGCCACCATTGTCATCATTGTCATCACCCTCATCACCCTGGCCAGTCTTATGGCCATCCGCCTCGGTTTCCACACGGGCATGCCTGTCACTGCCTTTCCACTTATCATCATTGCCTGGACCATTGAACGCATGTCCATTCTCTGGGAAGAAGAAGGCATGCGGGAAGTGATGGTACAGGGAACGGGCAGTCTTGTGGTGGCACTCTGCGCCTATGCCTTC
- a CDS encoding fatty acid CoA ligase family protein: protein MENANIANLLTKNAEKTPWKRAVVMPSGKDSLGRIRTTQLTFAQLEALSTKVAAGLQARGIVSGTRTVLMVPPGMDFFILTFALFKTGAVPVVVDPGMGLNRMADCLASTRAEALVGIPKAHLFRSLFPRAFSGIRYKVCTRSLPLPGITPLQKLLQTDPTGFETALREPEDTAAILFTTGSTGPAKGVVYSHGTFHAQIQAIRDHFQIEEDDRDLPTFPLFALFDPALGMTAFIPEMDPTKPGKANPRPILEAIAHHGITTMFCSPALLDRLGRYGSREGIRLPSLKRVVSAGAPVRPDILQSFVPVTGNPAIIHTPYGATEAVPLMSIHAGEILSETRSFTDQGMGICVGRPLKGVDISIIRISDEPIDTMDDAEELPEGEIGEIIARGPMVTSGYFDNPEANKLSKIKDGKGFWHRMGDLAWKDNSGRFWFCGRKSHRVCTKEGELYTLPCEAIFNTHKRVRRSALVGIGPDRAQTPVIIIESPDKISKEERSELRSELLQLAGAFDHTSGIRQLLFHREFPVDIRHNAKIYREKLAVWAQKKMAGAIK, encoded by the coding sequence ATGGAAAATGCCAACATAGCCAATCTCCTCACAAAAAATGCGGAAAAAACACCCTGGAAGCGGGCTGTAGTCATGCCATCAGGCAAAGACTCCCTCGGACGGATCCGAACGACCCAGCTCACCTTTGCCCAGCTGGAAGCCTTAAGTACGAAAGTGGCTGCCGGACTGCAGGCCAGAGGGATTGTTTCCGGGACCCGAACCGTACTCATGGTTCCACCGGGCATGGATTTTTTCATCCTCACCTTTGCCCTTTTCAAAACCGGTGCCGTCCCCGTGGTAGTGGACCCGGGCATGGGTCTGAACCGCATGGCAGACTGCCTTGCCTCCACCCGGGCCGAAGCTCTGGTTGGGATTCCCAAGGCCCATCTTTTCCGCAGCCTCTTCCCCAGAGCTTTTTCCGGGATCCGCTATAAAGTCTGTACCCGATCCCTTCCCCTTCCCGGCATAACCCCCTTACAGAAACTGCTCCAAACAGATCCAACGGGATTTGAAACAGCCCTTCGTGAACCGGAAGATACGGCTGCCATCCTGTTCACCACAGGAAGTACGGGACCGGCCAAAGGCGTGGTCTACAGCCATGGTACCTTTCATGCCCAGATTCAGGCCATACGGGATCATTTTCAGATAGAGGAAGACGACCGGGATCTTCCCACCTTTCCCCTTTTCGCCCTTTTTGATCCGGCACTTGGCATGACAGCTTTCATACCGGAAATGGACCCAACAAAACCGGGCAAGGCGAACCCGCGGCCCATACTGGAAGCCATCGCCCACCACGGCATCACCACCATGTTCTGCTCTCCTGCCCTTCTGGATCGTCTGGGCCGTTACGGAAGCCGGGAAGGAATCCGCCTGCCCAGCCTCAAAAGGGTAGTTTCTGCAGGAGCGCCGGTGAGGCCGGATATTCTGCAATCCTTTGTACCGGTAACGGGCAATCCGGCCATCATACACACACCCTACGGAGCAACGGAAGCCGTACCCCTTATGAGCATCCATGCCGGAGAAATTCTGTCCGAAACCCGGTCTTTTACGGATCAGGGCATGGGGATCTGTGTGGGACGCCCCCTGAAAGGGGTGGACATATCCATCATACGCATCAGTGATGAGCCCATAGACACCATGGACGACGCCGAAGAACTACCCGAAGGTGAGATAGGAGAGATCATAGCCAGAGGTCCCATGGTGACATCCGGCTACTTCGACAATCCAGAAGCGAACAAACTGTCAAAGATCAAGGACGGAAAAGGCTTCTGGCATCGTATGGGGGATCTGGCATGGAAGGATAACTCCGGTAGATTCTGGTTCTGTGGCAGAAAATCCCACAGAGTATGCACAAAAGAAGGTGAACTCTATACCCTTCCCTGTGAGGCCATTTTCAATACCCATAAACGAGTCCGGCGGAGTGCTCTGGTGGGCATCGGCCCAGACAGGGCACAAACACCGGTTATTATCATAGAAAGCCCCGATAAAATAAGTAAAGAAGAAAGAAGCGAACTCCGCAGCGAACTGCTGCAGCTGGCAGGCGCCTTTGACCATACATCGGGCATCCGCCAGCTTCTCTTCCATCGGGAATTCCCCGTGGATATCCGCCACAATGCCAAAATCTACAGGGAAAAGCTGGCCGTATGGGCACAGAAAAAAATGGCCGGAGCAATCAAATGA
- a CDS encoding alpha/beta fold hydrolase — MQTMSHELKRIYPFRSRAVSVNGFSMHYIDEGSGPVVLCLHGNPTWSFYYRHVVQTLSPMYRVLVPDHIGMGLSDKPHPEDHEHSLMQRVRDTETFLDAVAPEEPVHLIVHDWGGMIGTLLALRRPERIKSFVITNTAGFLQPAEKQLPLRIRLARDVRPLAVPAILGMNLFSKCALLFCSVRKLSSTVQEGYLFPYRRPVHRRAQLAFVQDIPLTPGDRSYEAVAWAEKNLSILTPLPKIILWGEKDFVFDTDYRDRWQHCFPDAACHSFPNAGHYLFEDERERCMILLRAFLEQKN, encoded by the coding sequence CATGCATTACATTGATGAAGGCAGCGGGCCCGTTGTCCTCTGCCTGCACGGTAATCCCACATGGAGTTTCTATTACAGACATGTGGTGCAAACCCTCTCTCCGATGTACCGGGTACTGGTACCGGACCACATCGGCATGGGTCTTTCCGATAAACCCCATCCGGAAGATCATGAGCACTCTCTTATGCAGCGGGTACGGGACACGGAAACGTTTCTGGATGCCGTAGCTCCGGAAGAACCCGTTCACCTCATTGTTCACGACTGGGGCGGCATGATCGGCACCCTTCTGGCCCTGCGCAGACCGGAACGGATCAAAAGTTTTGTCATCACCAATACGGCAGGATTCCTGCAACCGGCAGAAAAACAGCTTCCCCTTCGCATCCGGCTTGCCAGAGATGTCCGCCCCCTTGCCGTCCCTGCCATTCTGGGCATGAATCTTTTTTCCAAATGCGCCCTGCTCTTCTGTTCCGTAAGAAAACTTTCTTCTACCGTTCAGGAAGGCTATCTTTTCCCCTATCGCCGTCCTGTGCACCGCCGAGCCCAGCTGGCCTTTGTACAGGATATTCCCCTCACTCCCGGCGACCGGAGTTATGAAGCCGTTGCCTGGGCAGAAAAAAATCTTTCCATCCTCACCCCTCTGCCCAAAATCATTCTATGGGGAGAAAAAGACTTTGTTTTTGACACGGACTACCGGGACCGCTGGCAGCATTGTTTCCCGGATGCAGCCTGCCACAGTTTTCCCAATGCCGGTCATTATCTTTTTGAAGATGAGAGGGAACGCTGCATGATCCTGCTGCGTGCCTTTCTGGAGCAAAAAAACTGA
- a CDS encoding ATP-dependent zinc protease family protein: MVYFLSGSFRTYSSLLPVPSLSQKKKACPDKDRRNTHTTTAIHGGACLLLLLFLFSGCTSGSMLIREADLDRVDRRLSDQALMSSHMLELQNRNNDLLTSLLQIARTQQGCSEFIPLTLEILEKQARTNRLLENLPARLNAAKACDTPEEKKTAILPPPRTTETLPTQKIIVGAQERVRITPPGFVFPARMDTGAETASLDARNIERFERDGDRWVRFEMPHPETGEMIPMEQKLLRKARILQSSTDESERRAVIELSLTIGETTQLAEFTLTDRSHLSFPILIGRNILKDVMVVDVGISNAIPLTERPVESTSNKTDTP, encoded by the coding sequence ATGGTATATTTTCTGTCCGGCTCCTTCCGTACATACAGCTCTCTGCTGCCCGTACCCTCGCTCTCCCAGAAGAAAAAAGCCTGCCCTGACAAGGACCGCAGGAATACCCATACAACCACGGCAATACACGGGGGCGCATGCCTGTTACTGCTCCTTTTTCTTTTCTCCGGCTGTACCTCCGGCAGCATGCTGATACGGGAAGCCGATCTTGACCGGGTAGACCGGCGTCTGTCTGATCAGGCACTCATGAGCAGCCACATGCTGGAACTGCAGAACCGAAACAATGATCTGCTTACCAGCCTTCTGCAGATAGCCCGAACACAACAGGGCTGTAGCGAATTTATCCCCCTCACTCTGGAAATCCTTGAAAAACAGGCAAGAACTAACCGCCTGCTGGAAAACCTGCCCGCCAGGCTGAACGCCGCAAAGGCCTGCGATACTCCAGAAGAAAAAAAAACGGCCATACTGCCGCCACCTCGTACAACGGAAACCCTGCCAACACAAAAAATAATCGTTGGTGCTCAGGAAAGAGTGCGGATTACCCCTCCGGGCTTCGTTTTTCCGGCCCGTATGGATACAGGAGCGGAAACGGCTTCTCTGGATGCCAGAAACATTGAGCGTTTTGAACGGGACGGAGACCGCTGGGTCCGCTTTGAAATGCCCCATCCTGAAACCGGTGAAATGATTCCCATGGAACAGAAACTCCTGCGCAAAGCCCGCATACTCCAGTCCAGCACGGATGAAAGCGAACGACGGGCTGTTATCGAGCTTTCCCTTACCATAGGAGAAACCACCCAGCTTGCGGAATTCACCCTTACGGACCGCAGCCACTTAAGCTTTCCCATACTCATTGGACGCAATATTCTGAAAGATGTCATGGTGGTGGATGTGGGCATCTCCAACGCCATCCCCCTGACAGAGCGCCCCGTTGAATCCACATCAAACAAAACGGATACTCCCTGA
- a CDS encoding exodeoxyribonuclease III, whose protein sequence is MGRTFRIVSWNVNGLRAIWKKDFEASVKTLDADILMLQETKLQEDQRSAEMLQMTGYPHQTWSYARTKKGYSGVMTYSRIAPMATSSDIGVPEFDDEGRVNQLDFDHFTLFNVYFPNGQMNEERLDYKLRFYEAFFFHADQLRKQGRPVIVCGDYNTAHNDIDLKHPKANADRSGFLPIERDWLDRIMANGWTDTFRHLYPETVKYSWWSYRSNARRSNAGWRIDLCLISQNIVENGWLKNAFIDNDIMGSDHCPVGLILEIP, encoded by the coding sequence GTGGGACGCACATTCCGCATTGTATCCTGGAACGTGAACGGCCTTCGGGCCATCTGGAAAAAAGATTTTGAAGCATCTGTCAAAACCCTTGATGCAGACATCCTCATGTTGCAGGAAACCAAGTTGCAGGAAGATCAGAGAAGCGCAGAAATGCTTCAGATGACCGGTTATCCCCATCAGACATGGAGCTATGCCCGGACAAAAAAAGGCTATTCCGGTGTCATGACCTACTCCCGTATTGCGCCCATGGCCACATCTTCGGATATAGGAGTACCTGAATTTGATGATGAAGGCCGTGTCAACCAGCTGGATTTTGACCATTTCACCCTCTTCAATGTTTATTTTCCCAACGGACAGATGAACGAGGAACGTCTTGACTACAAGCTACGCTTCTATGAAGCCTTTTTCTTTCATGCGGACCAGCTGCGCAAGCAAGGCCGTCCTGTCATTGTATGCGGAGATTATAATACTGCCCACAATGACATTGACCTGAAACATCCCAAAGCCAATGCGGATCGTTCCGGATTCCTGCCCATTGAACGGGACTGGCTGGACCGTATCATGGCCAACGGATGGACGGATACCTTCCGGCATCTTTACCCCGAAACCGTGAAGTATTCATGGTGGTCCTACCGCTCCAATGCCCGAAGGAGCAATGCGGGTTGGCGCATTGACCTTTGCCTTATCTCACAGAATATCGTAGAAAATGGCTGGCTGAAAAATGCTTTCATTGACAATGATATCATGGGATCGGACCACTGCCCCGTGGGGCTCATACTGGAAATCCCCTGA
- a CDS encoding alpha-hydroxy-acid oxidizing protein: MKSIRDTARERMTGYCRVCPICNGKNCASGVPGMGGIGTGEAFRANGEALADIRLNMRLIHDITEPDTRTELFGATLDFPLLAAPIGGVSYNMGGAVSEAAYIHAIVDGCCKEGLIGCTGDGVPPEISQCGFQAIEAAKGQAIPFIKPWEDKELFEKLDRALACNPMAIGMDIDAAGLITLRLQGRPVSPKSISKLREIRKYIQRPFILKGIMTGDQAELAMDAGADAIVVSNHGGRVLDMTPGTADVLPEIVETVNGKIRVLVDGGIRSGVDILKMLALGADAVLIGRPFSIAACGGETEGVSAYIRQLRTELKQAMVMTGCASIADVDESILY, encoded by the coding sequence ATGAAAAGTATACGGGATACGGCACGGGAAAGGATGACCGGCTACTGCCGGGTCTGCCCCATCTGCAACGGCAAAAACTGCGCTTCCGGCGTTCCGGGGATGGGAGGTATTGGTACGGGTGAAGCCTTCCGTGCCAATGGTGAAGCCCTTGCTGACATCCGGCTCAACATGCGCCTTATCCACGATATTACAGAACCGGATACCCGGACAGAACTCTTTGGGGCAACCCTGGATTTCCCTTTGCTGGCAGCACCCATTGGCGGGGTTTCCTATAATATGGGAGGTGCCGTTTCCGAAGCGGCGTACATCCATGCCATTGTGGATGGTTGTTGTAAGGAAGGCCTCATCGGGTGTACAGGCGATGGCGTGCCGCCGGAAATATCCCAGTGTGGATTTCAGGCCATTGAGGCCGCCAAGGGCCAGGCCATACCCTTTATTAAACCATGGGAAGACAAAGAGCTTTTTGAAAAACTGGACAGAGCTCTGGCATGCAATCCGATGGCCATCGGAATGGACATTGATGCCGCAGGCCTCATTACCCTGAGACTGCAGGGCCGGCCCGTTTCCCCCAAATCCATTTCAAAGCTCAGGGAAATCAGAAAGTATATCCAGAGGCCCTTTATCCTGAAAGGCATCATGACAGGGGATCAGGCGGAACTGGCCATGGATGCCGGGGCCGATGCCATTGTGGTTTCCAACCATGGCGGTCGGGTGCTGGATATGACGCCCGGCACGGCGGATGTTCTTCCTGAAATTGTTGAAACCGTAAACGGAAAAATCCGGGTACTGGTGGATGGCGGCATTCGCAGTGGCGTAGATATACTGAAAATGCTGGCTCTGGGAGCCGATGCCGTGCTCATCGGAAGACCCTTTTCCATTGCAGCCTGTGGCGGAGAAACCGAAGGCGTCTCTGCCTATATCCGGCAGCTGCGTACCGAACTGAAACAGGCCATGGTGATGACTGGCTGTGCCAGTATTGCCGACGTGGATGAGTCCATCCTGTACTGA